In one window of Deinococcus hopiensis KR-140 DNA:
- a CDS encoding BTAD domain-containing putative transcriptional regulator: MLSLNALGVPQIRYGSQPLSVRGKPLGLLCWLALRGPASRAEATELLWPGEGSATLRQHLYLLRKLPGAAQWWSDEAQLRVHVQTDVAFLDTPLDAAGRERALEALSATLLEGLEHLPDPFVEWLELERQRLSLLRRTLLFDTALTRLAEGEIDLAAERLKLLLRLDPLHESACRELMRLEVERGQAQEALSQFETLREQLRREMNASPLPETVELARCLAAPPGGAEPEGVALLTLRQAVEVAGGERPELLARMLDQDPLTVAVNLDRLREAQLPRPVLAPTVLTVLHRRAAQALEELGGPDEAVADHLLRAGRPTEAGTVLVRAASAVRGTPDAARLARRALEYSPPVTDQARALGLLFSQAELTRDLAELEVLNAQLAALAFASQDDALYFQLYRQRMSAARTGGDLETALNWAEEALSLALRVGEPEWRAEAELMRGITLYFQGHLSGAEEALLRALEARTVETRLRAHSSLGGVYGTSDRLPEALEQQEACLTLSRAHAPRSMTAQVLYNLATTALRAGRWSRAGEGFREAALIFRETGAVALEAQALSALAHLHHTQGHFGEAWNTAGEVLELTAQGSMPAAVTALGVLADIARRCGQQEEAHRRYEQAHAAAVALGEPRQILLTAHNLTLLGVIRGDAPQRHLLAAMQEVGMEAQREECRAELALFTQDKATFTWASTTGSEAAVPLARALMDLAQLRASLRGWTATQAVEAAELQAIRAALPREEVTALTLWAAWHEGQGQREEAVRLHAEAEACARVQAQGLSRTLRAAYLTQVEQGWTTS, encoded by the coding sequence TGTGGCCAGGAGAGGGCAGCGCCACCCTGCGCCAGCACCTTTACCTGCTGCGCAAACTCCCGGGCGCGGCGCAGTGGTGGAGTGACGAGGCGCAGCTGCGGGTGCACGTCCAGACCGACGTGGCCTTTCTCGATACCCCGCTGGACGCTGCAGGACGTGAACGCGCGTTGGAGGCGCTCTCGGCCACGCTGCTCGAAGGTCTGGAACATCTGCCTGACCCCTTCGTGGAATGGCTGGAGCTGGAACGCCAGCGCCTGTCTCTGCTGCGGCGTACCCTGCTGTTCGATACGGCCCTGACCCGGCTGGCGGAGGGTGAGATCGATCTGGCTGCCGAGCGGCTGAAGCTGCTGCTGCGGCTTGATCCCCTGCACGAGAGCGCGTGCCGGGAGTTGATGCGCCTGGAAGTCGAACGGGGGCAGGCGCAAGAGGCCCTCTCGCAGTTTGAGACGCTGCGTGAGCAGCTACGCCGCGAGATGAACGCTTCTCCCCTGCCCGAGACGGTGGAACTCGCGCGCTGTCTGGCCGCGCCCCCAGGCGGAGCGGAGCCGGAGGGCGTGGCCCTCCTGACGCTCCGGCAGGCGGTGGAGGTCGCGGGAGGTGAGCGCCCCGAGCTGCTCGCCCGAATGTTGGATCAAGATCCGCTGACCGTAGCGGTGAACCTGGACAGACTGCGGGAGGCGCAACTTCCCAGGCCGGTGCTGGCCCCCACTGTGCTGACTGTGTTGCACCGCCGAGCGGCGCAGGCGCTCGAGGAACTCGGCGGACCGGACGAAGCGGTGGCCGATCACCTCCTCCGGGCTGGACGGCCCACCGAGGCGGGGACGGTGCTGGTGCGCGCGGCCTCGGCCGTTCGGGGAACGCCAGACGCGGCCCGCCTGGCCCGCCGCGCCCTGGAATACAGTCCCCCGGTCACTGACCAGGCCCGGGCCCTCGGTCTGCTTTTTTCCCAGGCCGAGTTGACGCGGGACTTGGCAGAACTGGAAGTCTTGAACGCGCAGCTCGCGGCCCTCGCCTTCGCGTCTCAGGATGATGCCCTCTACTTCCAACTGTACCGCCAGCGGATGAGCGCGGCGCGGACCGGCGGTGACTTGGAAACAGCGCTGAACTGGGCTGAAGAGGCGCTTTCCCTCGCGCTGCGGGTGGGCGAACCCGAGTGGCGGGCAGAGGCCGAACTGATGCGCGGGATTACGCTGTATTTTCAGGGCCACTTGTCCGGAGCGGAGGAGGCGCTGCTGCGCGCCCTGGAAGCCCGGACAGTCGAGACCCGCCTGCGGGCACATTCCTCGCTGGGCGGAGTTTACGGCACGTCGGACCGATTGCCGGAAGCCCTGGAACAGCAGGAGGCCTGCCTGACGCTCAGCCGCGCCCACGCGCCGCGCAGCATGACGGCCCAGGTGCTGTACAACCTGGCCACCACTGCCCTTCGTGCAGGGCGATGGTCCCGCGCAGGGGAAGGCTTCCGCGAGGCGGCCCTGATCTTCCGGGAAACCGGGGCCGTCGCTCTGGAGGCCCAGGCGCTCTCGGCACTGGCACACCTGCACCACACACAGGGTCATTTCGGAGAGGCGTGGAACACCGCGGGCGAGGTGCTGGAGCTGACGGCGCAGGGATCCATGCCGGCCGCCGTCACGGCCCTGGGGGTCCTGGCCGACATTGCGCGGCGCTGCGGCCAGCAGGAGGAGGCCCACCGCAGATATGAACAGGCCCACGCCGCGGCCGTGGCCCTGGGAGAACCGCGCCAGATTTTACTGACGGCGCACAACCTGACATTGCTCGGCGTGATTCGGGGGGACGCGCCCCAACGTCACCTGCTCGCCGCGATGCAGGAGGTGGGCATGGAGGCCCAGCGCGAGGAGTGCCGGGCCGAACTCGCCCTGTTCACCCAGGATAAGGCCACCTTCACCTGGGCGAGCACCACCGGGAGCGAGGCCGCCGTCCCCCTGGCCCGCGCCCTGATGGACCTGGCCCAGCTGCGGGCCTCCCTGCGTGGCTGGACGGCCACGCAGGCCGTAGAGGCGGCAGAGCTTCAGGCAATCCGGGCGGCCCTGCCGCGTGAGGAGGTCACTGCCCTGACCCTCTGGGCCGCGTGGCACGAGGGCCAGGGGCAGCGAGAAGAGGCAGTCCGTCTGCACGCTGAGGCGGAGGCGTGCGCCCGGGTACAGGCGCAGGGGCTGAGCCGGACCTTACGGGCCGCCTACCTCACGCAGGTGGAGCAGGGCTGGACCACGAGCTGA